In Candidatus Auribacterota bacterium, the DNA window CTCGCCTCCTGTGAGACCCCGGCCCTGCGGAGGCCGACGAGATTCAAGTTAGTTGCCGCGGCCGGGCGGCCGCCCGCGATTACAAATGGCGGTATATCCCGGTTGACCGCCGAGAGTCCGCTGATCATTGCGAGGCGCCCGATGCGGGTGAATTGATGAATGACCACCGCTCCGGAGATGACAACATTGTCTTCGATCGTGGTATGACCCGCGATGAGTGCGCAGTTCGTGATGATATTGTTGTTCCCGATGGCGCACTCGTGACCCGCGTGGGAGAGCACCATGAAATAGTTCCCGTTCCCGATGGCCGTCTCGCCGTTTTCCGCCGTTGCGCGGTGTATGGTGACGTGCTCCCTGAAGGTGTTTCCCGAGCCGATCCTGAGGTGGCTCCGGGCGCCTTTGAAGTGAAGATCCTGCGGCAGGTCTCCGAGCACCACGCCGTAGTGGATCGTGTTGTGCTCTCCGACGGTGGTGTATTGTCTGACGCAGGCGTTGCCGTGGATCTTGGTGCCCCGGCCGATCGTCACGTCGTCCTCGATGACCACATAGGGCCCCACCACCACGTCATCCGCGAGTTCAGCCTTGGAGCTGACGATGGCGGTAGGGTGTATTTTTCTCATTTGTGAGATTCCTTATGCCCTTGCACGCCCTTTGGATTCAACAGTTGGAGCACCGATTCTATCAATTTATCTTCCCCTCCGCCAATCCTCATTTCAATATCCAGATGATAGAACGGGACGGGGGAGTTCATTTTCGCGGGGAGGCGGACGGCGTCTTTCGCGGTGGTGACGATCGCCTCGGCGCCGCAGCGGGAAGCTTCCGCAATGATCTCTTCGATCTCTCTCCGGTCAAAGAAGTGGTGATCGGGAAATGCGCGCCTGGAGGCGAGAATCATTCCGAGGCCTGAGAGGGTTTTTTCGAAATCGTCGGGCCTGGCAATGGCCGAAAATGCGGCGATCCGTTTGCCCCTCAGGGAACCGGGAACATGCGTGACCCCTGACTCGATATCCACCAGTCGTCCAGCCTCGTACCTCGCGCTGAAGATCGCGGCGCGCGGGTTCGCCAGCGTGAGCTTGTCCAGGAGTTCTCGCGCCGGTGCGGATTCACAACGCGTGATGATCAGGAGGTGGGCACGCGAGATATTTCTTGCCGGTTCCCTCAGATAACCTGCGGGCAGGAGCCTCCCGTTGGCAAAGGGCCGGTCGCAATCGAGCAGGAGGATATCCACATCCCGCCGCAGCTTCCGGTGCTGAAAGCCGTCATCGAGGATAACGCAATCCACCGCGAACTCTCTCTCCGCCATAGTGCCGGCCCGCAGGCGGTTGGGGTCGGCAATGACGATTGCGGCACCGAGGCTCCTCGCGAGCATGACCATCTCGTCGCCGGCCTCCATGGCGGTGTGCAGTGTTCGTCTGCCATCAGACACGAGGAGCGGAAAGCGGTGCGGCCTGCGGACCGCGCCGTATCCCCTGCTGAGGACCGCCACCCGCACGCCGCGTTTCTGGAGCTCGGTCGCGAGGAGCCGGACGAATGGCGTTTTTCCCGTGCCGCCCGCGACGATATTGCCCACGCTGATTACCGGGTGGGGCAGCCTTCGGCTGCGCAGGATGCCGAGGTCATATGCCTTGTTTCTCGCGCACACGGCGAGCCGGTAGAACAGGGAGAAGAGTATCAGGACAGGCCTGAGACAGATGGCAGTGATCCCCCCCCCCTGATCCTCCACGACTTCGCTCCAGAAGCGCGAGTTCACGTCATCCTCTCTCTTGATAAAAATCCAACAGGAT includes these proteins:
- the lpxA gene encoding acyl-ACP--UDP-N-acetylglucosamine O-acyltransferase — encoded protein: MRKIHPTAIVSSKAELADDVVVGPYVVIEDDVTIGRGTKIHGNACVRQYTTVGEHNTIHYGVVLGDLPQDLHFKGARSHLRIGSGNTFREHVTIHRATAENGETAIGNGNYFMVLSHAGHECAIGNNNIITNCALIAGHTTIEDNVVISGAVVIHQFTRIGRLAMISGLSAVNRDIPPFVIAGGRPAAATNLNLVGLRRAGVSQEARLKLKDAFKIFYTSGFNTSRALEEIEKGAMTPEIRQFIDFVSVSKRGVCRYAEWAETRGTDF
- the lpxK gene encoding tetraacyldisaccharide 4'-kinase, with translation MNRSCWIFIKREDDVNSRFWSEVVEDQGGGITAICLRPVLILFSLFYRLAVCARNKAYDLGILRSRRLPHPVISVGNIVAGGTGKTPFVRLLATELQKRGVRVAVLSRGYGAVRRPHRFPLLVSDGRRTLHTAMEAGDEMVMLARSLGAAIVIADPNRLRAGTMAEREFAVDCVILDDGFQHRKLRRDVDILLLDCDRPFANGRLLPAGYLREPARNISRAHLLIITRCESAPARELLDKLTLANPRAAIFSARYEAGRLVDIESGVTHVPGSLRGKRIAAFSAIARPDDFEKTLSGLGMILASRRAFPDHHFFDRREIEEIIAEASRCGAEAIVTTAKDAVRLPAKMNSPVPFYHLDIEMRIGGGEDKLIESVLQLLNPKGVQGHKESHK